AAATGCCCTCCCTGCCAGCGAATTTGTTGCCAGACGAAGGCCGGTTCAGTTCCCGGCAGGCTTGGCGGCTGCGGGCTGCCCGGCGGCCTGGGCCTCGGCCTGGACCGAGACCTTGATCCCGGGACGGATCTTCTGCAAGCCCTCGACGATGACCGCATCGGTCGGAGCAAGTCCCTTCGAAACCGCCACCATATCCTCCGCCACGGGGCCCAGGGTGACGCTTTTGGCCTCGACGGCGCCGTCCGGGCCGACCACGTACAGGGTCTTGACCCCCTGGACATCCACGACCGCCGAGCGGGGCACGCACAGGGCTCCCGCCAGGGTGTCCACCAGGGCCCGCACCTTGGCGAACTGGCCGGGCTTGAGAATGCCGTCGGGGTTGGGGAAGCTGGCCCGCACGGGCAGCGTGCCGGTCTTGGCGTCCACGGCCCGGTCGGCCATCTCCGCCTGTCCGGTGTGGGAATAGACCGAATCGTCGGCCAGAATCAGGGTCAGTTTGGCCTTTTCGGCGGATTTCCCCTGCTTCTGGTCCTCCACCATGTCCTTGATCAGGCCCAGGTATTCGCGCTCGCTGATGTTGAAGTCCACGTAGATGGGGTCAGTGGAGGAGATTTCCGCCAACAGGGTGTTTTCGCCCTTGCCCACCAGGGTGCCGGGTTTGACCAGGGATTTGCCGATGCGCCCGGAGATGGGGGCCACGACCTTGGTGTAGCTCAAGTCGCGCCGGGCGGTCTCAAGCTCGGCCTTGGCCCGGTCCGCCTGGGCGGCCAGATCCTTCTGGCTGGTGACCTTGGTGTCGTATTCGTCGCGGCTGATGGCCTGCTGCTTGTAAAGGGCCTCGAACCGGGACAGGTCCGTGGCGGCCTTGGCCAGAAGGGCCTGCTGCCGGTCCAGATCGGCCTGGGCGCGTTTCAGGGACTCGTCGTACTGCCGGGACTCGATTTCGAAAAGGACATCCCCGGTCTTGACCAGGGAGCCTTCCTCGAAAAGGCGCGCCTTGAGGAACCCTTCCACCCTGGCCCGTATCTCCACGGTTTCCTTGGCGTCGGTGCGGCCCACGAATTCGC
Above is a genomic segment from Desulfolutivibrio sulfodismutans DSM 3696 containing:
- a CDS encoding efflux RND transporter periplasmic adaptor subunit; the encoded protein is MPQRPLFFFRNIIFLFSCTLALWACGGDEDAKKAAAPEKAPPAVSVRTMLPASRDVPVYGEFVGRTDAKETVEIRARVEGFLKARLFEEGSLVKTGDVLFEIESRQYDESLKRAQADLDRQQALLAKAATDLSRFEALYKQQAISRDEYDTKVTSQKDLAAQADRAKAELETARRDLSYTKVVAPISGRIGKSLVKPGTLVGKGENTLLAEISSTDPIYVDFNISEREYLGLIKDMVEDQKQGKSAEKAKLTLILADDSVYSHTGQAEMADRAVDAKTGTLPVRASFPNPDGILKPGQFAKVRALVDTLAGALCVPRSAVVDVQGVKTLYVVGPDGAVEAKSVTLGPVAEDMVAVSKGLAPTDAVIVEGLQKIRPGIKVSVQAEAQAAGQPAAAKPAGN